A portion of the Krasilnikovia cinnamomea genome contains these proteins:
- a CDS encoding helix-turn-helix transcriptional regulator, with translation MTSTPQAQRLRDLARLRRVRDRIDREYAQPLDVEALARGAHMSAGHLSREFRRAYGESPYSYLMTRRIERAMALLRRGDLSVTEVCFAVGCASLGTFSTRFTELVGMPPSAYRTQAAHPGAGLPACVAKQVTRPIRNREARATEPQLA, from the coding sequence GTGACCAGCACACCGCAGGCGCAACGCCTGCGCGACCTCGCCCGGCTGCGCCGCGTCCGCGACCGCATCGACCGCGAATACGCCCAACCCCTCGACGTCGAAGCCCTCGCCCGCGGCGCCCACATGTCCGCCGGACACCTCAGCCGCGAATTCCGCCGCGCCTACGGCGAATCCCCCTACTCCTACCTCATGACCCGCCGCATCGAACGCGCCATGGCCCTGCTACGCCGCGGCGACCTCAGCGTCACCGAAGTGTGCTTCGCCGTCGGCTGCGCCTCCCTGGGCACCTTCAGCACCCGCTTCACCGAACTGGTCGGCATGCCACCCAGCGCCTACCGCACCCAGGCCGCCCACCCGGGCGCCGGCCTGCCCGCCTGCGTCGCCAAACAAGTCACCAGACCGATCAGGAATCGAGAAGCACGGGCCACCGAGCCGCAACTAGCGTGA
- a CDS encoding ATP-binding cassette domain-containing protein, giving the protein MSRATRTAKPQATPHAADSHDLIRVHGARVNNLKDVSIEIPKRRLTAFTGVSGSGKSSLVFGTIAAESQRLINETYSAFVQGFMPTLARPDVDVLDGLTTAIIVDQERMGANPRSTVGTATDANAMLRILFSRLGKPHIGSPQAYSFNVPTVRASGAITVERGEGKTKTEKATFNRLGGMCPRCEGMGAVTDFDLTALYDDNLSLNQGALTIPGYSMDGWYGRIYRGCGFFDPDKPIRKYTKREQHDLLYKEPTKIKIEGINLTYEGLIPKIQKSFLAKDVDALQPHVRAFVDRAVTFTTCPDCEGTRLSKEARSSKIKGKSIADVCAMQISDLADWVRALNEPSVAPLLKGLQHLLDSFDQIGLGYLALDRPAGTLSGGEAQRTKMIRHLGSSLTDVTYVFDEPTIGLHPHDIERMNQLLLQLRDKGNTVLVVEHKPETIAIADHVVDLGPGAGTHGGTICFEGTVDDLRDSDTITGRHLDDRATIKEKVRPPAGTLQVRGATTNNLRNVKVDIPLGVLVVVTGVAGSGKSSLIHGSVAGRDGVVVVDQGAIRGSRRSNPATYTGLLEPIRKAFAKANGVKPALFSSNSEGACPACNGAGVIYTDLGVMATVESTCEECEGKRFQASVLAYTLGGKDITEVLAMPVTEAVEFFGAGEARIPAAHKILDRLADVGLGYLSLGQPLTTLSGGERQRLKLATHMGESGGVYVLDEPTTGLHLADVEQLLGLLDRLVDSGKSVIVIEHHQAVMAHADWIIDLGPGAGHDGGRVVFEGAPADLIAERATLTGQHLAAYVGA; this is encoded by the coding sequence ATGAGCAGGGCCACCAGGACAGCCAAGCCGCAGGCCACGCCGCACGCCGCCGACAGCCACGACCTGATCCGCGTCCACGGCGCACGCGTGAACAACCTCAAGGACGTCAGCATCGAGATACCGAAACGCCGCCTCACCGCGTTCACCGGCGTCTCCGGCTCCGGCAAGAGCTCCCTGGTCTTCGGCACCATCGCCGCCGAATCCCAACGACTGATCAACGAAACCTACAGCGCCTTCGTGCAGGGCTTCATGCCCACCCTCGCCCGGCCCGACGTCGACGTCCTCGACGGCCTCACCACCGCCATCATCGTCGACCAGGAACGCATGGGCGCCAACCCCCGCTCCACCGTCGGCACCGCCACCGACGCCAACGCCATGCTGCGCATCCTCTTCAGCCGCCTCGGCAAACCCCACATCGGCTCACCCCAGGCGTACTCGTTCAACGTCCCCACCGTGCGCGCCAGCGGCGCCATCACCGTCGAACGCGGCGAAGGCAAAACCAAGACCGAGAAGGCCACCTTCAACCGCCTCGGCGGCATGTGCCCCCGCTGCGAGGGCATGGGTGCCGTCACCGACTTCGACCTGACCGCCCTCTACGACGACAACCTGTCGCTCAACCAGGGCGCCCTCACCATCCCCGGCTACAGCATGGACGGCTGGTACGGCCGCATCTACCGAGGCTGCGGCTTCTTCGACCCCGACAAGCCGATCCGCAAATACACCAAGCGCGAACAGCACGACCTGCTCTACAAAGAACCCACCAAGATCAAAATCGAGGGCATCAACCTCACGTACGAAGGACTCATCCCCAAAATCCAGAAGTCCTTCCTCGCCAAGGACGTCGACGCCCTGCAACCCCACGTCCGCGCCTTCGTCGACCGCGCCGTGACCTTCACGACCTGCCCGGACTGCGAAGGCACCCGCCTGAGCAAGGAAGCCCGCTCCTCCAAGATCAAAGGCAAGAGCATCGCCGACGTCTGCGCCATGCAGATCAGCGACCTCGCCGACTGGGTCCGCGCCCTCAACGAACCCTCCGTCGCCCCACTCCTCAAAGGCCTGCAACACCTACTCGACTCGTTCGACCAGATCGGCCTCGGCTACCTCGCCCTCGACCGCCCCGCCGGCACCCTGTCCGGGGGAGAGGCCCAACGCACCAAAATGATCCGCCACCTCGGATCCTCACTCACCGACGTCACCTACGTCTTCGACGAACCCACCATCGGCCTACACCCCCACGACATCGAACGCATGAACCAGCTCCTGCTGCAACTACGCGACAAAGGCAACACCGTGCTCGTCGTCGAACACAAACCCGAAACCATCGCCATCGCCGACCACGTCGTCGACCTCGGCCCCGGCGCCGGCACCCACGGCGGCACCATCTGCTTCGAAGGCACCGTCGACGACCTGCGCGACAGCGACACCATCACCGGCCGCCACCTCGACGACCGCGCCACCATCAAAGAAAAGGTACGGCCACCCGCCGGCACCCTGCAGGTCCGCGGCGCCACCACCAACAACCTGCGCAACGTCAAGGTCGACATCCCGCTCGGTGTCCTCGTCGTCGTCACCGGCGTCGCCGGCTCCGGCAAAAGCTCCCTCATCCACGGCTCCGTCGCCGGACGCGACGGCGTGGTGGTCGTCGACCAGGGCGCCATACGCGGCTCGCGCCGCAGCAACCCCGCCACCTACACCGGACTGCTCGAACCGATCCGCAAGGCCTTCGCCAAGGCCAACGGCGTCAAGCCGGCCCTGTTCAGCTCCAACTCCGAAGGCGCCTGCCCCGCCTGCAACGGTGCCGGCGTCATCTACACCGACCTCGGCGTCATGGCCACCGTCGAGTCCACCTGCGAGGAATGCGAAGGCAAGCGGTTCCAGGCCTCGGTCCTGGCATACACCCTGGGCGGCAAGGACATCACCGAGGTCCTGGCAATGCCGGTAACCGAGGCCGTCGAATTCTTCGGCGCGGGGGAGGCACGCATCCCCGCCGCGCACAAGATCCTCGACCGGCTCGCCGACGTCGGGCTCGGCTACCTCAGCCTCGGCCAGCCGCTCACCACGCTGTCCGGCGGCGAGCGCCAGCGCCTCAAGCTGGCCACCCACATGGGGGAGAGCGGCGGCGTGTACGTCCTCGACGAGCCCACCACCGGCCTGCACCTCGCCGACGTGGAACAACTACTCGGACTGCTCGACCGCCTCGTCGACTCCGGCAAGTCGGTCATCGTCATCGAGCACCACCAGGCCGTCATGGCGCACGCCGACTGGATCATCGACTTGGGGCCGGGCGCGGGCCACGACGGAGGCCGGGTCGTCTTCGAAGGCGCGCCCGCCGACCTGATCGCCGAGCGGGCCACGCTGACCGGTCAGCACCTGGCGGCGTACGTGGGCGCCTGA
- a CDS encoding helix-turn-helix transcriptional regulator, producing MSLTAQPRAAHAVKQWTFLTNHAHVLLAIARDPTARLRDIADLIGITERAAQAIVADLETAGYLHRERVGRRNQYTVNPAGRFRHPAEADRSIGDLLNLFTGTPPT from the coding sequence ATGTCCCTGACTGCTCAGCCCCGCGCCGCCCACGCGGTGAAGCAGTGGACGTTTCTGACCAACCACGCCCACGTGCTGCTGGCCATCGCCCGCGACCCCACCGCCCGGCTACGCGACATCGCCGACCTCATCGGCATCACCGAACGCGCCGCGCAAGCCATCGTCGCCGACCTCGAAACCGCCGGCTACCTGCACCGCGAACGCGTCGGACGCCGCAACCAGTACACCGTCAACCCCGCCGGCCGCTTCCGGCACCCCGCCGAAGCCGACCGCAGCATCGGCGACCTGCTCAACCTGTTCACCGGCACACCACCCACCTGA
- a CDS encoding VOC family protein yields MDITIHASFLPHDDPDAALAFYRDTLGFEVRNDVGRGDLRWITVGPADQPGISIVLHPPAVDPGITDDERRTITEMMAKGTYAGILLATKDLDTTFERLQASDADIVQEPTDQPYGVRDCAVRDAAGNLIRIQQLG; encoded by the coding sequence ATGGACATCACCATTCACGCCAGCTTCCTGCCCCACGACGACCCCGACGCCGCCCTCGCCTTCTACCGCGACACCCTCGGCTTCGAGGTCCGCAACGACGTCGGCCGCGGCGACCTGCGCTGGATCACCGTCGGCCCCGCCGACCAACCCGGCATCTCCATCGTCCTGCACCCACCCGCCGTCGACCCCGGCATCACCGACGACGAACGCCGCACCATCACCGAGATGATGGCCAAGGGCACCTACGCCGGCATCCTGCTGGCCACCAAGGACCTCGACACCACCTTCGAACGGCTCCAGGCCAGCGACGCCGACATCGTCCAGGAACCCACCGACCAGCCCTACGGGGTACGCGACTGCGCCGTGCGCGACGCCGCCGGCAACCTGATCCGCATCCAGCAACTGGGCTGA